In Nicotiana tabacum cultivar K326 chromosome 11, ASM71507v2, whole genome shotgun sequence, a single window of DNA contains:
- the LOC142166448 gene encoding DNA repair protein RAD50-like, producing MRFHTMKMEEINKIIRELWQQTYRGQDIDYISIHSDSEGSGTRSYSYRVLMQTGDTELEMRGRCSAGQKVLASLIIRLALAETFCLNCGILALDEPTTNLDGPNSESLAAALLRIMEDRKGQENFQLIVITHDERFAQYIGQRQHAEKYYRITKDDHQHSIIEAQEIFD from the exons ATGCGCTTCCATACAATGAAAATGGAAGAGATAAATAAGATTATCAGGGAACTGTGGCAGCAGACTTACAGGGGCCAGGACATAGATTACATAAGCATTCATTCAGATTCCGAAGGTTCTGGTACTCGATCCTACAGCTATAGG GTTTTGATGCAAACCGGTGATACTGAGCTAGAGATGCGAGGGAGGTGTAGTGCTGGCCAAAAG GTCCTTGCATCACTTATTATAAGATTGGCATTGGCTGAAACGTTTTGTCTCAACTGCGGAATTCTAGCACTGGATGAACCAACCACAAACCTAGATGGCCCCAACAGTGAGAGTCTTGCAGCAGCTCTCTTAAG AATTATGGAGGACAGGAAAGGTCAAGAAAACTTCCAATTAATTGTCATTACACATGACGAGCGCTTTGCTCAATATATTGGCCAGCGCCAGCATGCAGAAAAGTATTATCGCATCACAAAAGATGACCA CCAGCACAGCATAATTGAAGCTCAGGAAATATTTGATTGA